A region from the Phaenicophaeus curvirostris isolate KB17595 chromosome 30, BPBGC_Pcur_1.0, whole genome shotgun sequence genome encodes:
- the SMAGP gene encoding small cell adhesion glycoprotein — MEGEQPLLTPEEPTTPFMKKAHTPSLHEEANTAIIAVVITLVFLTLLTVLVVIIIYLYRNKGSYLTYEQPAAEPDVSVQMEDAPSKEKEEYFI, encoded by the exons ATGGAGGGAGAGCAGCCCCTGCTGACCCCAG AAGAGCCAACAACCCCCTTCATGAAGAAGGCTCACACCCCGTCTCTCCATGAGGAGGCCAACACCGCCATCATCGCAG TCGTCATCACCCTGGTGTTCCTCACGCTGCTGACGGTCCTGGTGGTGATCATCATCTACCTGTACAGAAACAAAGGCAGCTACCTCACCTACGAGCAGCCGGCGGCAGAGCCCGACGTGTCGGTGCAGATGGAGGATGCTCCAtccaaggagaaggaggaataCTTCATCTAA
- the DAZAP2 gene encoding LOW QUALITY PROTEIN: DAZ-associated protein 2 (The sequence of the model RefSeq protein was modified relative to this genomic sequence to represent the inferred CDS: deleted 2 bases in 1 codon) has product MNGKGPYPTQPSYPVQSPANPAVYYPPTVPLAQPPPYTDAPPAYSELYRPSFVPLGAATVPTMSAAYPGASVFLPVAQSVAVGPIGSSVPMAYYPVGPVYPPASTVLVEGGFDAGARFGAGGTASIPPPPPGCPPNAAQLAVMQGANVVVTQRKGNFFLGGSDGGYTIW; this is encoded by the exons atgaaCGGCAAAG GACCGTATCCCACCCAGCCCTCCTACCCTGTCCAGTCTCCAGCCAACCCGGCCGTCTAC TACCCCCCAACTGTGCCCTTGGCTCAGCCACCGCCCTACACGGACGCCCCTCCAGCTTATTCTGAG CTTTACCGTCCCAGCTTCGTGCCCCTGGGAGCTGCCACCGTACCGACGATGTCTGCGGCGTATCCAGGCGCTTCTGTCTTCCTGCCTGTGGCCCAGTCTGTGGCTGTGGGTCCCATCGGCTCCTCAGTCCCAATGGCTTATTATCCCGTGGGACCCGTCTATCCGCCGGCTTCGACGGTCCTGGTTGAAGGCGGCTTCGATGCGGGAGCACGGTTTGGGGCCGGTGGAACTGCCAGCATTCCG CCCCCCCCTCCCGGCTGTCCCCCCAACGCCGCCCAGTTGGCCGTGATGCAGGGAGCCAACGTCGTGGTGACACAGCGGAAGGGAAACTTCTTCCTGGGAGGCTCAGACGGTGGCTACACCATCtggtga